GTTCCTGTCGGCAACTTTCTTCAGAACAAGATGATTGTTTGCCGAAAATGTTAGATAGGTTTAATGATGATAAGCTCAGACCACAGGTTCTCATTCTCACGGGAGATCAGGTTTACGCAGATGATTTATGCTCAGACTTATTGGATAAGATTAAAGAAATTTGTCAAACATACGACTTGCCCACAACTGCCTTAGATCTGAAAGATCGAAAAGATTTTTGTCAATCTATTGGTTTAACGAGTATGAAGTCGAGTCATCACCTTTTGTCATTGGGTGAATTTATAGCTTTGTACCTTTTATCTTGGAGTGAAGAATTATGGGAAAAAGATTCTTCAATTGTTGATCTAAGGGATCTAAAAAAGGTTCGAAAGCTTTTTGCAAATGTCCCTACTTATATGCAGATGGATGATCACGATGTGAGCGACGATCTAAAAATCAATGAATATTGGCTAGAAGGACTTAAGGAGCAGGGCCAACGAGTGGTAGCAAATGCCTATGCAACGGGGTATTTATTTCAAATTATGGGTAATTATAAACGCTATAGAACTTATGATGAATTGATCGTGGCTTATCTTAAGGAAGAAGTGCATGACTGCAGTATGGGAAGACGCATTATCAATGACGCTGATTGGTCCAATGAGCTTATACTTGGAAACAAAGCTTTTGTGTTTTTTGATACACGAAATCATCGCTTAGGTGGTTCAGATTCTCAGTCTCCAGCGGGTTTAATTATAGAGAGTAAGCTTAAAAAACAATTAAGTAAGTGTGTAAGTGATGAGTTGGTTATCATTAGTCCATCGCCAGTTTATGGTTATGAACCTATCGAGTCCTTGCAAGAACGTTTGGCATTTCTTCCTCAATCGGTGAGTTTAATTGATCGAGAAGGTTGGCATGCACCTCCGAAAGGTAGTGAAGAAGCCAAATCTATGGATGTTTTAGAGGCCTTGCTCTCTATGGCAAGTGCAAAGCGCATTGTGATTATCTCCGGTGATGTGCATTACTCATTCGTTAGAAACGTAAATCTTTGTAATAAGCAAGTGACTCAAGTGGTCTCGAGTTCACTAAAGAATAAACCACCTCTAACTTTACTAGCACGCCTTGGCTTCAATTGGTATAATAAATATTCTAAAAATACTCAATACTTAAGTAGTGACCAGGGACAAAAAATTATACATCATTCTAATTACTGTTTTCTTATATTAGAGAGTGAGATTGAGATATGCATGTATAGTCGAGGGATAGAACATAAATTTAAGCTCGATAATGTGACCAATGACTTGGATAGATAATTACAATAGATTAAAAAACCAAAACTCATTCTATGAATTAAAAACCTTTGGGGTTTTGAGGGTTTCAGGAGAAGATGCAGATAAGGTTCTGCAGGGACAAAGCACGAGTGATGTAAAAGTGTTGGGGGCTAAAACCGCCCAACTATCTTCATTGCTAAATCCACAAGGTAAAATTATTTCCCATCATTTTTTGATAAAATTAGATGAGGCCTGTTTTTACCTTTTGTGCTCTAAATCGGTGATTGACGAAGTTAAGGATCATTTAGAAAAGCATATCATCATGGAAGATGCTGACTTAGAAATCTGTAAAAGTTTTAAAACCTTCCATTTAAAGAATACTGACCCGAGCTCTGAATTGATTTCAAATATGAATATTCATCAAATTGAGCCAGAGAAGCTTTATGTTCATGATCAACACTTACTGCTTACTATGGGCATGCTAGGTTTAGATAGTTCGATTCTTATTACTAAGGATGGTTCACAGCCGGATTTAGGCTTAGAAATGGACGATGAAACTTTCAAAGCCTTTAGAATGGAAGCTGGCTTTCCAATTATGGATCATGATTATGATCAGAAAACTTTATTGCCAGAAACGGGCTTACAGTTACACTGTGTTTCTTATACAAAGGGCTGTTTTACAGGCCAGGAGATTGTTGCGCGGGTGAAATACCGAGGCAATGTCAATCGTTACCTCAGTGCCTTGATCGCGAATGAAGTGCCTAATGACTTACAGCAAAATGACACCTTATCAACGATTGATGGGAATAAAATCGGCAAGTATAAAAGTCAAACTTGGTCACCGGAATTAAACAAATTTATTCTCTTCGTTTATCTCAATAAAAAATTTAGACAAGCAGAGATGCAAGTGAAATTCATCGATTCAGAATGTACTGAATTTACAGGAGAAGTTCGCACTTTACCTCCAGTCAGCCATGGCAATGCCATTGTACTTTCAAAACAGGCTTACCACGAAGCTTTAGAGTTATTTGCGAGCTCCGATGAGGTTAGCGATATTGCAGCTGAACCCTTGTTGAAGAAAGCTCTTTATTTAGATCCTAGCAATCAAGATGCCTATGAAGCTCTAGGTGTTTTACTTTCAAGACACGAACGCTTTGATGAAGCTATTGAATTAATGAAGCGCCTCAAAGAGCTCAATCCAGATACGGTGATGGCATATACAAACCTCTCAGTTTTTTACATGAAAAAGGGCATGATCGAGGAAGCTGAGGCAGAGAAACAGGAGGGGACTCTGGCGACATTTCGTATTGCAGCAGCAAAACGTAAAAAGCGTGTGAATAAGAGTGATTTTGATGAGGCAGCGAATGCTGAGCGTGAACGCCGTCGTAAAATGTTTAATGAAGTTTTGGAAATTGATCCAGATGATTTGGCTGCAAACTTTGGTTTAGGCAAAATTTCTTTAGAGTTAAAACAAGCTCAAAAAGCTATAAAATATTTGGAAAAATGTCTCGAGATTAAAAGAGATTATTCAGTTTGCTGTACTTTGCTATCTCGAGCATATATACTAGAGAACAGACAGGAAGAGGCTAAAGATCTCTTGGTTAAAGGCATTGCTATAGCCCATGAAAAAGGTGAGCTGATGCCCAAACAAGAAATGGAGATGCTTCTGCAACAACTAAACGAAGGCTAATTATGTATTTTATTGATGAAAGTGTACGAAGCTATATGAAGAATATCGCAGAATTACCTTTGATCAGTAGAGATGATGAAGTCGAGTTAGCAGAATTAATCAACAATGGTTCCGAGTCCGCTCGCGAACAACTGATTGTGGGAAATTTACGCTTAGTCGTCAAAATTGCCCATGATTTTAAATCCCTCGGTGTACCCTTAGCAGATTTGATTTCAGAAGGCAACATTGGCTTGATGAAAGCGGTAGAAAAGTTCAAGCCAGGTATGGGAGCCAAATTTTCTTCTTATGGAGCGTGGTGGATAAAACAAGCGATTCGCCGTTGTGTGGCTGAACAGAGTCGAGTCATTAGGATTCCTGTTCAATCAGCGGTTAAGATGTATAAGATTCAGCGTGTAGCCATGCATTTGGCGGAAGAGCTGGGACGCGTGCCTAGTGAGAAAGAAATTGCGGAAGCCGCAGATATGTCTCAAAGATCTGTTCACAACTTAAAAGTAGCCGCGACTTCGCCGACAATTTCTTTGAGTACAAGCTTAAAGGATGGTGAAGATGGTGTTCTGGAAGATATGCTTCCTGACCTTATGGCGAAAATGCCTGGGGGAGAAATGGATGATAGAGATGTAAAGAGCCTTCTTCAAGATTGCGTTGATCAGCATTTAACAGAACGCGAAAAACTCATTATCAATATGCGTTATGGTTTAAATGGTGGTGAACAGCATACTCTAGACGAGATTAGTGAATTAATAGGTCGTACTCGTGAGCGAGTTAGACAGATTCAGCATAAAGCATTGAAGAAATTATCTCGACACTTGGATGAGATAAAGAAATAAGTTTACTTCGTTCTAGTCGAGCAAATGTGTTTTATCCCACCAAGAATATAATTGTACATATTTTCAATCATTTCGTCTTCATCTATGTCATTTGTCGCCTTGTTAGCTAAATGATCATTTAAGCGAATGATGGGGCTATTAATAAAGAAAAATATATGGGCTAAGCTTGATTCAGGAAGTGTTTTTCCAGAAAGTCGATTGATCAAATTCAAGATCCAGTTACAACGTTCTTCTATGTAGGTTTCGAATAAATACTCATAGCTTGAGCTTGGGCTATTGAGTTCATAAGAGATTAGCTTTGAGAGGTAAGCTAGTTCACCTTCATCCATTGTGGATTTTATACGATTACTAACAAATTGTCGTAATTGTAGTTCAGGATCAAGGTCATCTCTAAATAACTCTTTGTTAGTCTCTTCATTAATTTTATACAGATGAGTCCATACTGTTTGGTAAAGATTTTCTTTACTTTTGTAATGATAATTCACAGCGGCAATATTTGCATCACATGCAGTACAAATATCTTGTACTGTAGTGTTTTCATAGCCTTTTTCCGAGAATACGCGTGATGCAGCTATTAGGATTCGGGTTTTTGTGTTCTGTCGTGAATAAAGGTGTTTATCCATAAATATAGATCCTGCTATTTAAATATTAACTAAATCTTAACATACAAAACAATCTATTCAAATGAATACTTTAATTAAAGTAATTTATTTACTTTAATTTGTACTTTTTCTCAGGCATTTTAAATCATTAATGATCAAATAAACCGATGGTGCGAGTAATAACATAACCACTGTGGCAAAAACAATGCCAAGGCCCAATGAGATCGCCATGGGGATAAGGAAGCGTGCTTGACGTGAAGTTTCCAGTATCATCGGCATGAGCCCGCAGAAGGTAGTTATGGTGGTCAGCATAATAGGTCTAAAGCGTCGAATTCCTGAAAGTTGTATAGCTTCCATGGGTGTTTTGCCTTTGTTGACTTGTTTGTTGGCATAGTCAATGAGAACTAAGGAGTCATTAATAACAACACCTGAGAGGGCAATGATTCCCATCATACTAATTAAGCTCAGCGGGTAGCCCATGATAGTGTGGGCCAGAATAGCACCGCCAATACCAAAAGGAATACAAAGCATAACAATTAAGGGTTGTAAGTAACTTTTAAATGGGATAGCCAAAAGTGTGTAAATCCCGAATAAAGCAATAATGAAACTAATCTTAAGTGAATCGACACCTTCACGAAGATCTTTTTGTTTTCCGCGGAATACTTGTTCTAGACCAGGGTATTTCTCTTGGAGTTCTGGAAGATCTTTTTCTAATACCTCTTGGAGAATAAATTCACTTTGACTTTTCGGAGTGACATTTGCCTTAAGTTGGATAGTCCGGCTTCCATTGAGACGGTTGATTTTGTTATAAGCTCTTCCGCTCTGGATATGAACGACTTCGTCAATAGGCACATGTTGACCCTCTGGAGTGCGAATAAGTACAGAGTGCAAGTCTTGCTCACTGCGACGTTCTTCTTTGGGGTAGCGAACCATGATTTTAACTTCATTGCGTCCACGTTGTTGACGAAGTGATTCAGCTCCATAAAAAGCTTGTCGAATTTGGCGCGCGACATCAGATGAATTCAAACCTAAAGCAATGCCCTCGGGTTTCATGATAAAGTCAAACTGTCTTTTGCCTTTTGAGAAACCTGGATCAATATCGCTGACAATAGGGAAACGCTCCAAGCGTTCGGCCAGTTCTTGGGAAGCACTCTCTAGAATATCATTATCAGGGTGGGAAAGCCCTATGCTTAATGATGAACCTGAACCTGGTCCACCGCGGTCAGATTCAAACACCATTGAATCGAGACCTTTAATCGAGCGGCACTTTTCTCGCCATTTATCTGTGAACTCTGCCGTACTTATCGGGCGAATGTCAGGATCTTTTAGGTAGACGAAAACTTCTGTCACATGAGGGCCAGCCTGACTTGTTCTTCCACCACCACCTAGACGTGCATAGTAGCCAACAAGAAGGTCATCTCCACCATTCTCAGCGACGACCTCTCGAGCTTTTTCGAGGAGTTGATCGTGGATCTTCATACTTTTTTCTATTGGAGCTC
This genomic stretch from Lentisphaera araneosa HTCC2155 harbors:
- a CDS encoding tetratricopeptide repeat protein, with translation MTWIDNYNRLKNQNSFYELKTFGVLRVSGEDADKVLQGQSTSDVKVLGAKTAQLSSLLNPQGKIISHHFLIKLDEACFYLLCSKSVIDEVKDHLEKHIIMEDADLEICKSFKTFHLKNTDPSSELISNMNIHQIEPEKLYVHDQHLLLTMGMLGLDSSILITKDGSQPDLGLEMDDETFKAFRMEAGFPIMDHDYDQKTLLPETGLQLHCVSYTKGCFTGQEIVARVKYRGNVNRYLSALIANEVPNDLQQNDTLSTIDGNKIGKYKSQTWSPELNKFILFVYLNKKFRQAEMQVKFIDSECTEFTGEVRTLPPVSHGNAIVLSKQAYHEALELFASSDEVSDIAAEPLLKKALYLDPSNQDAYEALGVLLSRHERFDEAIELMKRLKELNPDTVMAYTNLSVFYMKKGMIEEAEAEKQEGTLATFRIAAAKRKKRVNKSDFDEAANAERERRRKMFNEVLEIDPDDLAANFGLGKISLELKQAQKAIKYLEKCLEIKRDYSVCCTLLSRAYILENRQEEAKDLLVKGIAIAHEKGELMPKQEMEMLLQQLNEG
- a CDS encoding sigma-70 family RNA polymerase sigma factor gives rise to the protein MYFIDESVRSYMKNIAELPLISRDDEVELAELINNGSESAREQLIVGNLRLVVKIAHDFKSLGVPLADLISEGNIGLMKAVEKFKPGMGAKFSSYGAWWIKQAIRRCVAEQSRVIRIPVQSAVKMYKIQRVAMHLAEELGRVPSEKEIAEAADMSQRSVHNLKVAATSPTISLSTSLKDGEDGVLEDMLPDLMAKMPGGEMDDRDVKSLLQDCVDQHLTEREKLIINMRYGLNGGEQHTLDEISELIGRTRERVRQIQHKALKKLSRHLDEIKK
- a CDS encoding TetR/AcrR family transcriptional regulator, yielding MDKHLYSRQNTKTRILIAASRVFSEKGYENTTVQDICTACDANIAAVNYHYKSKENLYQTVWTHLYKINEETNKELFRDDLDPELQLRQFVSNRIKSTMDEGELAYLSKLISYELNSPSSSYEYLFETYIEERCNWILNLINRLSGKTLPESSLAHIFFFINSPIIRLNDHLANKATNDIDEDEMIENMYNYILGGIKHICSTRTK